From a single Nicotiana tomentosiformis chromosome 2, ASM39032v3, whole genome shotgun sequence genomic region:
- the LOC104101744 gene encoding beta-galactosidase 8-like isoform X1 yields the protein MERKKLLLLVLFMVLVFYGYYFERGTSTTVTYDHKALVINGKRRILQSGSIHYPRTTPEIWPEIFREAKEGGLDVIETYVFWNYHEPVKGEYYFEGRFDLVRFVKTAQEAGLYVHLRIGPYACAEWNYGGFPMWLHFIPGIQFRTTNELFMSEMKLFLAKIVNLMKDENLFATQGGPIILAQVENEYGNVEWAYGVSGKLYVKWAAETAVSLNTTVPWVMCAQQDAPDSVINTCNGFYCDRFTPNSPSKPKMWTENYVGWFLAFGYAVPYRPVEDLAFAVARFFETGGTFQNYYMYFGGTNFGRTAGGPLVATSYDYDAPIDEYGFISQPKWGHLRDLHKALKHCEEYLVNADPTHLSLGFKLEAHVYYKTSNDCAAFLANYGSSSDANVTFNGKSYFLPAWSVSILPDCKNVIFNTAKVISQKTTGSTAFTHNTVTIENSLESGPWGWYKEKVGIWNNNSFAASRLVEQINTTKDTSDFLWYTTSINVEENTKKRKTKELQLIIGSLGHAALVFVNKKPVGFGYGNHDDASFVLSKAIHLKKGNNTLDILSMMVGLQNYGPWFDISGAGVFSVIFSDLKSNKNFSSTEWIYQVGLEGEYLGLDKVSLANNSLWIQGNSVPINQSLIWYKASFSPPEGKGPVSLNLSSMDKGQAWVNGQHVGRYWSSYRSPSTGCSDNCDYRGAYNSWKCLKKCGQPAQVLYHVPRNWLTPGKNLLVLHEELGGDPSKISFSSRIGQNICGHVSESDPPPVDTWKPNKDLASLRLSCEQGWNITALNFASFGTPKGDCGAFIIGSCHLDVLSIVHQDCVGKPGCLIPISTAKFGDPCPGIVKSLAVEAFCSV from the exons ATGGAAAGAAAGAAGTTGTTACTATTAGTTTTGTTTATGGTTTTAGTTTTTTATGGCTATTATTTTGAAAGAGGGACTTCAACGACAGTAACATATGATCATAAGGCATTGGTCATTAATGGAAAGAGGAGAATTTTGCAATCAGGGTCAATACATTATCCAAGAACTACACCTGAA ATATGGCCAGAGATCTTTAGAGAGGCTAAGGAAGGAGGATTGGACGTGATAGAGACTTATGTTTTCTGGAATTATCATGAACCTGTCAAAGGAGAG TACTACTTTGAGGGCAGGTTTGACCTTGTACGGTTTGTGAAGACAGCGCAAGAAGCTGGTCTCTATGTGCATCTGAGAATTGGACCATATGCCTGTGCTGAATGGAACTATGG GGGTTTCCCAATGTGGCTACATTTTATCCCCGGAATCCAGTTTCGGACAACAAATGAACTTTTTATG AGTGAAATGAAGCTCTTTCTTGCCAAGATTGTTAATCTTATGAAGGATGAGAACCTCTTTGCTACACAAGGAGGTCCAATTATTCTTGCTCAG GTAGAAAATGAGTATGGAAATGTTGAGTGGGCATATGGAGTCAGCGGAAAACTTTATGTGAAATGGGCTGCAGAAACTGCTGTTAGTCTTAATACGACTGTCCCTTGGGTGATGTGCGCGCAACAAGATGCACCCGATTCAGTT ATAAATACATGTAATGGATTCTATTGTGATCGGTTCACTCCAAATTCTCCATCGAAGCCAAAGATGTGGACGGAGAACTACGTCGGATG GTTCCTTGCATTTGGTTATGCTGTTCCTTATCGCCCTGTTGAAGACTTAGCTTTTGCTGTTGCACGCTTTTTTGAAACTGGTGGTACTTTTCAAAATTATTACATG TATTTTGGTGGCACCAATTTTGGTCGAACAGCAGGAGGCCCTCTAGTAGCAACAAGCTATGACTATGATGCCCCCATAGATGAGTACG GTTTCATAAGTCAGCCAAAGTGGGGCCACCTGCGCGACTTGCACAAGGCGTTAAAACATTGCGAAGAGTATTTGGTTAATGCAGATCCAACTCATTTGTCCCTTGGTTTTAAACTTGAG GCACATGTATATTACAAAACCTCCAATGACTGTGCAGCCTTTCTTGCTAACTATGGTAGCAGTTCAGATGCAAATGTCACATTTAATGGGAAGTCATATTTTCTTCCTGCTTGGTCTGTTAGCATTCTACCAGACTGTAAGAATGTCATATTCAACACCGCTAAG GTTATTTCACAAAAAACAACTGGAAGTACAGCCTTTACTCACAACACAGTTACAATTGAAAATTCACTGGAATCAGGTCCTTGGGGCTGGTACAAAGAAAAAGTTGGTATCTGGAACAATAATTCGTTCGCAGCATCCCGCTTAGTGGAGCAGATAAATACAACAAAGGATACCAGCGATTTCCTTTGGTATACTACAAg TATAAATGTGGAGGAGAACACTAAgaagagaaaaacaaaagaatTGCAGTTAATTATTGGAAGTTTGGGACATGCAGCTCTTGTTTTTGTAAACAAGAAACCAGTTG GATTTGGCTACGGTAATCACGATGATGCAAGTTTTGTTCTAAGTAAAGCAATCCATCTTAAGAAAGGAAACAATACATTGGACATATTAAGCATGATGGTTGGTCTGCAG AACTATGGACCATGGTTTGACATCTCCGGAGCAGGGGTATTTTCTGTTATCTTCAGCGATTTGAAGAGTAACAAGAACTTTTCTTCGACGGAATGGATCTACCAG GTAGGACTTGAAGGTGAGTACCTTGGACTTGATAAAGTTAGTCTTGCAAATAACTCGCTGTGGATTCAGGGGAACTCTGTTCCAATAAATCAGAGTTTGATATGGTACAAG GCTAGCTTTTCTCCTCCAGAGGGAAAAGGTCCTGTATCGCTAAATCTCTCCAGTATGGATAAAGGTCAAGCATGGGTAAACGGGCAGCATGTAGGGAGATACTGGTCTTCTTATCGTTCACCCTCAACTGGCTGTTCAGATAATTGTGACTATAGAGGAGCTTATAATTCATGGAAATGTCTGAAGAAATGTGGTCAACCTGCTCAAGTTTT GTACCATGTACCCCGCAATTGGTTAACCCCTGGAAAGAACCTGCTTGTGCTGCATGAAGAACTTGGTGGTGACCCTTCAAAGATATCTTTCTCATCGCGAATTGGACAAAATATTTGTGGTCATGTATCTGAGTCTGATCCTCCACCTGTTGATACTTGGAAGCCTAATAAAGATCTTGCATCATTGCGACTGAGTTGTGAACAAGGATGGAATATCACTGCACTTAACTTTGCTAGCTTTGGAACTCCTAAAGGAGATTGTGGAGCATTCATTATAGGGAGTTGTCATTTGGATGTGTTATCAATAGTTCATCAG GATTGTGTTGGCAAGCCAGGATGTCTTATTCCTATCAGCACAGCTAAGTTTGGTGACCCCTGTCCAGGAATAGTAAAAAGTCTGGCTGTTGAAGCTTTTTGCAGTGTTTGA
- the LOC104101744 gene encoding beta-galactosidase 6-like isoform X2, with protein sequence MNFLWQVLTSNHSEMKLFLAKIVNLMKDENLFATQGGPIILAQVENEYGNVEWAYGVSGKLYVKWAAETAVSLNTTVPWVMCAQQDAPDSVINTCNGFYCDRFTPNSPSKPKMWTENYVGWFLAFGYAVPYRPVEDLAFAVARFFETGGTFQNYYMYFGGTNFGRTAGGPLVATSYDYDAPIDEYGFISQPKWGHLRDLHKALKHCEEYLVNADPTHLSLGFKLEAHVYYKTSNDCAAFLANYGSSSDANVTFNGKSYFLPAWSVSILPDCKNVIFNTAKVISQKTTGSTAFTHNTVTIENSLESGPWGWYKEKVGIWNNNSFAASRLVEQINTTKDTSDFLWYTTSINVEENTKKRKTKELQLIIGSLGHAALVFVNKKPVGFGYGNHDDASFVLSKAIHLKKGNNTLDILSMMVGLQNYGPWFDISGAGVFSVIFSDLKSNKNFSSTEWIYQVGLEGEYLGLDKVSLANNSLWIQGNSVPINQSLIWYKASFSPPEGKGPVSLNLSSMDKGQAWVNGQHVGRYWSSYRSPSTGCSDNCDYRGAYNSWKCLKKCGQPAQVLYHVPRNWLTPGKNLLVLHEELGGDPSKISFSSRIGQNICGHVSESDPPPVDTWKPNKDLASLRLSCEQGWNITALNFASFGTPKGDCGAFIIGSCHLDVLSIVHQDCVGKPGCLIPISTAKFGDPCPGIVKSLAVEAFCSV encoded by the exons ATGAACTTTTTATGGCAAGTGTTGACCAGTAATCAT AGTGAAATGAAGCTCTTTCTTGCCAAGATTGTTAATCTTATGAAGGATGAGAACCTCTTTGCTACACAAGGAGGTCCAATTATTCTTGCTCAG GTAGAAAATGAGTATGGAAATGTTGAGTGGGCATATGGAGTCAGCGGAAAACTTTATGTGAAATGGGCTGCAGAAACTGCTGTTAGTCTTAATACGACTGTCCCTTGGGTGATGTGCGCGCAACAAGATGCACCCGATTCAGTT ATAAATACATGTAATGGATTCTATTGTGATCGGTTCACTCCAAATTCTCCATCGAAGCCAAAGATGTGGACGGAGAACTACGTCGGATG GTTCCTTGCATTTGGTTATGCTGTTCCTTATCGCCCTGTTGAAGACTTAGCTTTTGCTGTTGCACGCTTTTTTGAAACTGGTGGTACTTTTCAAAATTATTACATG TATTTTGGTGGCACCAATTTTGGTCGAACAGCAGGAGGCCCTCTAGTAGCAACAAGCTATGACTATGATGCCCCCATAGATGAGTACG GTTTCATAAGTCAGCCAAAGTGGGGCCACCTGCGCGACTTGCACAAGGCGTTAAAACATTGCGAAGAGTATTTGGTTAATGCAGATCCAACTCATTTGTCCCTTGGTTTTAAACTTGAG GCACATGTATATTACAAAACCTCCAATGACTGTGCAGCCTTTCTTGCTAACTATGGTAGCAGTTCAGATGCAAATGTCACATTTAATGGGAAGTCATATTTTCTTCCTGCTTGGTCTGTTAGCATTCTACCAGACTGTAAGAATGTCATATTCAACACCGCTAAG GTTATTTCACAAAAAACAACTGGAAGTACAGCCTTTACTCACAACACAGTTACAATTGAAAATTCACTGGAATCAGGTCCTTGGGGCTGGTACAAAGAAAAAGTTGGTATCTGGAACAATAATTCGTTCGCAGCATCCCGCTTAGTGGAGCAGATAAATACAACAAAGGATACCAGCGATTTCCTTTGGTATACTACAAg TATAAATGTGGAGGAGAACACTAAgaagagaaaaacaaaagaatTGCAGTTAATTATTGGAAGTTTGGGACATGCAGCTCTTGTTTTTGTAAACAAGAAACCAGTTG GATTTGGCTACGGTAATCACGATGATGCAAGTTTTGTTCTAAGTAAAGCAATCCATCTTAAGAAAGGAAACAATACATTGGACATATTAAGCATGATGGTTGGTCTGCAG AACTATGGACCATGGTTTGACATCTCCGGAGCAGGGGTATTTTCTGTTATCTTCAGCGATTTGAAGAGTAACAAGAACTTTTCTTCGACGGAATGGATCTACCAG GTAGGACTTGAAGGTGAGTACCTTGGACTTGATAAAGTTAGTCTTGCAAATAACTCGCTGTGGATTCAGGGGAACTCTGTTCCAATAAATCAGAGTTTGATATGGTACAAG GCTAGCTTTTCTCCTCCAGAGGGAAAAGGTCCTGTATCGCTAAATCTCTCCAGTATGGATAAAGGTCAAGCATGGGTAAACGGGCAGCATGTAGGGAGATACTGGTCTTCTTATCGTTCACCCTCAACTGGCTGTTCAGATAATTGTGACTATAGAGGAGCTTATAATTCATGGAAATGTCTGAAGAAATGTGGTCAACCTGCTCAAGTTTT GTACCATGTACCCCGCAATTGGTTAACCCCTGGAAAGAACCTGCTTGTGCTGCATGAAGAACTTGGTGGTGACCCTTCAAAGATATCTTTCTCATCGCGAATTGGACAAAATATTTGTGGTCATGTATCTGAGTCTGATCCTCCACCTGTTGATACTTGGAAGCCTAATAAAGATCTTGCATCATTGCGACTGAGTTGTGAACAAGGATGGAATATCACTGCACTTAACTTTGCTAGCTTTGGAACTCCTAAAGGAGATTGTGGAGCATTCATTATAGGGAGTTGTCATTTGGATGTGTTATCAATAGTTCATCAG GATTGTGTTGGCAAGCCAGGATGTCTTATTCCTATCAGCACAGCTAAGTTTGGTGACCCCTGTCCAGGAATAGTAAAAAGTCTGGCTGTTGAAGCTTTTTGCAGTGTTTGA